Below is a window of Nicotiana tabacum cultivar K326 chromosome 19, ASM71507v2, whole genome shotgun sequence DNA.
atcgtttttaactccccggcaacgacgccaaaaattgatcgcgTCCAAATGCACACCTCAGAAGAGGTATGAAATAGTCGTTTGCAATTATAGAAACTCAtttaagagtcggggtcgaatccacagggagctaagatgGGAGCTAGGGGTatatattttaatgtgtgtgatTGAATTATCGAGATTGTACTTTCACAAAAAGATtgattttctatttctaattttactctattgattgcaaaataaagaaagaagactagagataattattttttgaGGTTTATCCAAATTGATAAAAAGCTTAGGGCTGTGACCATTacctaggtatttgcctaatgggataaagactttaaTACTTGTTCTGTTGACGAGTGTGTATTATAACTATCAACTCTAAATTACCACTCAATATCTCttggtcagagagtgattttgcccaatttggctttctcaagaccaaatgggtatcacacaaaacagttgataaaaactcaagtcgggttattactatctctaggttgaaccctttaattgggtaaaTCAATCTCTCAACTgatccaattccttgttagccaagttatcctagactaggtctctctttctcaagaagagactaagtcaaatagtcatgaactaatgtttgcaaccattaattcctcaAACAAAAGCATGgactaagctaaataataaacacccaatcataaacaaatgTTAAATTAAATATCCATAAGGTTTATGCACTAGGGTTGGGtgacaaccctagtaaaaatctagctactgaTACTTGGggttgaagaaaatgaagaagaaagattaattaaactcataatgaaagcttaaaatgattaaatctattGTAAAATATACCAAAGTAAAGTAAACTTAAAAATggcaaagaaaaacggctacagtaATTGCtgatgttcaaacttgacctaattttgtgaaactcgtctacttatacaaggctgaaaatctcggacaaaaatacccctcgggaggttctgtggctgcacaattccatgtgcagtcTGATATGAGCTGGAGTTCTGCGGCCCCacaattctgaactgcggccGCGAAGCAacttttttgcggtccgcaaattTAGAATTGCGGGCGCAAAACATTCTTTTGCGGTCCGCAATGTTAAGGTTGcagccacacaaatattatgcgGTTCGCAATGCACTGATGTTCTGGACTTGGTAATTTGCATACTCTATAATCTTGGCTCCTAGCCCAGCTTTTGCGGCttcacaattcatgtgcggtccgcaatttgcaCAATTGTCTCCAGATTTTGCCTTCTTTAGTTGCAGCCGCatatggaattctgcggtccgcaatttcttttgcggaccgcacattttgtgCTTCTGTACCattttattgccttgtgcttagACTTCTCCTTttttagtcggatttcatctcgggagcccaatttccagcattcctgcaattttgcacaattttattagttctgggaacacaattcaatgcttttagactaaaacaaaagttaaaatgcgctaataagtagtcaaaatctccacttatcagTCTCTCATACTAGATAGATAACTAAACGTACTATATTACCATCTTacttattttcctcttttttctttttcttttttatatttttagcgtCATTCTCTAGTAACAAATATCAGGCGAGTTTGATTTCAAAGAAAGATCATTAACAACTTACACAAAAAATAAACAAACACTAATCCTCATTCAGAAACGAGGTGAGTTGTtagtttttataaatataataatgaCGAAAACCCGATTTCAGGTTGAAGGCAAAAACAGTAGCCAAGCCAGCCCATTCCAAATAAAGACTGCAGACgaatatttctaaaaattattataacaatATGTGAACAAAAAGATAATCATTTCCATTGAACACGAGGAATTGTCAAATTTTATTTCTGTAAGGGaaacaacccaaatggcattattACAGGAAAAAATAGGAATACACGACCGTTTAGTTCTAAAGAATGTAGTGCTAACGCCGTCATTCACAGGAAAACAGATTGCTCATTCTTTCGTCGTTAACTTTGTTCTCTCCTTTTTCCCTGTAAAGGGGGCGCGGGAGGAGATGTGCTTTTATGATTAGCCAAGTAAAATGCGAAGAAAAAATTAACATAAACCAACAGGATGACATGCCCAAATTGGGAAATAGTCCAAATGTatgtttagaaaaaaaaaaaaatcaaaaaaaacaGAAGTCGATGACATTGACATTAGCGAATAGGAAACTAAAATCACTTCACATCAAAGGAAATGGATAAATTACAGATGATCTTCCATATAGTGTGAACTTATCTCCAATTCAACTAGAAGCATCATTCTAAGTCGCCTCGAATAGAAATAGAACACTAACGCTCTGAATGGTGCAACATTTCAAGCAAAGAAACAGACTAATCCAAGCATTTGTTCCATCTTCactgaaagtatatatatgtctTTAACCACTAGGTGGGGCTAACACAAGGCAAAGATGCAGACCGTTTACAGCATTAGAGTTAGCTAAATTGAAATAACAACGATAATCCGTCTATGCCCCATCTGGCTGGACAAATGGATTGGATATCTCATCTGTACCATCAGTTGGAGCCACTAGCATTACTGCTGTACCCCTGCAGACCTGCACAAGAAAGGAAGGCTTTTAGAAGCAGAGGAAAGTGGTCATATTATGTTAACTTCCACTTTAGCCACCATAGTTGTAATAAATTCTTCAACCAAAGTTGTGGCACTTCTCTGAAAGGCACATATTCTTTGACAGACATATGATTGAAACTACTTCAAAATTCAAATGAATACTAATATTCAGACATAAAAACACCTCTAGAATATGCTTGAAACTATCAGATGTGCTTATTTATGCCTACAAGTTTGGAGCAATTTTTATTACTTTAAATCTTAACAGTGTCATCAGTCAAAGCTTGTAGAAGAACAAGCTGGGATTGTTTTTATGTCAACATGATGAATAGATAACAGTAGGACTGTTTTGATGCAGTTTGAACACTTGATAAAACAATTTAGGAAAACAATGCTATGACTTCTCAAGTATAACTTCTGCCCTCCCCAGCccgttaaaaaaataaaaagcaaaTGGAAAAAAGAATACAAGAAATTCATAAGTGTGCTTAATGACGGTTGCAGTAGTTGCATATAAGCAGAGCATTTAGAAAAGCTTACTGCAAATTATGTGCATTAGTGGAAAGCAAAAAACTGCTATATATGTATGATAATTAATGAACACATACTATTAAGCCAAGAGCTCGTGTCTGCTCGGTAGTCTTCAGGGGATCATCAGCATCTACAGCAAAACAATTTGAAATCATCAACTGTACAATGAAAGAGATTAAAAGAATAACGATTAACATGTCCCGTGAGAGGTAACCTTGGTTTTTTTGGAAACATTAGAATGATCAATATGATGAGTAGCTGCTAAGATATCTAATCAACTAATTTGCTGTCCCGTTGTACTGAAATAAAGAATATGGAGATAGGGAGGACAATCTGTGAAGTCGGCTGGATTTGCTTCCAACAAGTACACATCAAGAATAAGCAAGTATTCAGTACATTAATTGCGCATTATCTATTCCTTCTCGAAGATTGTTAATTACCAAATTCACCCTGAGTACTCCAAGTTAAACTTGATACATTAGCAAACTAGTTTCATGTGCCAGATCAAACTAAGAGCTCTTAtaaacaaaactctactaaaTTTTGCAAAACAGACTAAGTTTACATGAAGTTCACAATAACAGGCTTCCAATGAAGATGCGCGAACTGACATGGGATAGCAATTGCAGAGGAGTTTTCACTGTTAAATCTGCATATGAGGGCCTTAACAGATCAGTCCAGCAGCAAGGGCCTTGGTTATGGAAGCATATCTGGAGTTTGAAGGTTCCTTTTAAAGTTGCAGTATTTTGTTAGCTAGTGGTCAAACAGGCTGTCTTGACTCACGAGAGTTTAATGATAGAGGAATGCTCCTGTGTTCCAAATGTTTCCTATGTGGCAAGGCCAATGAAACAAACAGTCATCTCTTCCTTCATTGTCAGGTCACCAGTAGATTATGGCAGCTGTTCATGAGTATGAAAGGTCTAAGTTGGGCAATGCCAAGAGATACCATGGAGCTTTTGTTTGTGTGGGACAACTTAGCAGCTGGAACAAGTCAGAAGAAGTGGTGGAGCATCATTCCTGCATGTATTTGGTGGACAGTTTGGTTGGAAAGGAACTccaggtgttttgaagatttagCCAACTCTGAACAGAAGATCAAAATgaaatgcatatttttgtttCACTTTTGGTGTAAAGAAGCTTTAGTGCAAGATGTAGAGTCCCTAGTTGATCTCATTGGGTCCTTGTAACTGAcacaagtcttgccttgtttTTGTCTTTCTGGAAGTCTTGTAACTAGGGTCTGTTTCCATTAGCACTATCTTTGTGCTAAGTTCAATTTTTAATGaaataattcaaaacaaaatgAAGATGCGCGAACTGGTAAAGTACGTAATAATCTCGTTTTACATTAATGGTTGAGAACCACAGGGGCAAAGTATGTAATAATCTTGTTTTACATATATGGTTGAGACCCACAGGGGCAAAGTATGTAATAATCTCGTTTTACATTAATGGTTGAGACCCACAGATGCAACATAGAGGAAAAAGAAGGGGCAGGAAGTAGCTCGTCTCGGTATAGAAcattaaaatgacaaataaaggaAGACACATGAATGCAGCATGTAAAAAGATATGACTAAATACTAAGTTGAAACAATGCTTTGGAAGTGTAGGGCAACATTGCAAATTCTGAATCCTTACTAAGAGGGCAGAAGAGGCAATTTCTCTCTTCTGACGCTTAGGGCTACCCAAATATGATAATATAGGTGTAGTAGAAgtgcaaaaatattttatttttcaacacGAAACTAGAGCAGAGTACAGTGGTAAATTGCTTCAGCATTTCAGTTTGATAAAAGCTGCATTGACATCCCTCTAATTTTTTTCATTACTACATAGCAATGACATTCTTATGTTTACCAACCCCCTTAACTAAAAACTAGTAAACTAAGAAACTGAGCAGGATATTTGCAACACATTGATAGAGGATATCCGATGAGACCATCAATTTTAACAACTAAATAACTTATGTGTTGCAAGAGAGGCTTATGCAAAACTAAGTGCAATTCCAGCGAGGGAGACTATTTAACATGTTTTTGCAGAAGGTGAAACAGCTAAAGGAACTGTGGTCCTTTCTTGCTGGACCCTTGGGAATGAACTGTGTCCATATTCGTCACAGGGACATTTTGAAGGATTGGTAGAGTGCCAAACCATGAAATCACGTGCATATGTTGATTTTTACACAAAGTTCCATTACTTCATTGCTGGAAGATTTGGAAACAGAGATGCTCGATCAGACAGGGGAATACCAAAATTTCAATGGCAAACATGAAGCATCAGATCATGTTTCAAGTTAGCACTATGCTAACTAAGAAATTCCCCAGAATTATTTGAATCATACCTTGACTTGAAATCTGTAAAGTGGCGGAATTATTTAAACCAAGATTAACCACTATAAAGGTGAAATGTAAGTATCCTAACAAAGGGGAATTTGAAATGAATGCTGATGGGAGTTAAATGGCCAGAGATGGGGCTGGGGCGCAAAGTGGATGCTGAGGATAAATGTGGAGAGATGGTTATGGGTGTTGCATTCCCTGTAAGAAATGGAAGCAATAATAATTCAGAAGCTGGAGCTGCCTGATATGGTACTTGGTGGTGCTGGAATATTACAGAAAAGTGCTTAAGGAGTGTGATTCAGAATTGGTGGTGAACATGCTGAATGCTAGATGCGATACAACTTGGAATCTCAAAGAGCACATTGAAGGCACTCGACAGATTATGCTCCCGAATGGTTTTAAGGATCAACGCTACTATAGAGAGGCCAATGAAGTATGGGATGCCTTGGCTAAATGGGGCGCCACATGTAGTGAGATAGCTTTGTACTATGCCTAGGGGAAGCTCCCTATGGAGGCTAAAGGGCCATACAGGTCGGACAACATGCAAATGCCAAACTTTAGAGTCAGACAAGTCAAGCCTATTGAATACACTTATTTTTTAAAGCTTAAGTGATTATACTTGTATGAAGGAGGAGTCCTCTTAACTTCTTTTTTTGTGTTAACCAAAGTGTAAATCCGAAGGAGCCCGTCATGCTAGACTTAATGTAACACTGTATTCACATTTAGACAGGACAGGAAATCTAGTTTTGGCATTGGATTATATTTGACCCCATCCTAATCCCCTTCTCTACAGGATTGAGTTTGTTCAATTCTGCGGTAGAATCCAGAAGGCAAGGCATAGTCCTCTTTCTATGCAAGTGTTTTTTGATATTTATAAAATTCCCACACAGATATCCGATTTTGGAGCCTAGGTGGTTTtccacaaaaaagaaaaaagaaacgcAATTCCAGAAATAGAACAGAGATCTTTGTACTAAAGTGGATTTTAATGTGCCTTCAGAAAACTAGGGCAAAAGCCACATTTTAAAGCAAGGGAAAGTTATTTAAGGGAAAATTCCAAGTATCTCAGTCTTGACTTGGCATTCAGCAATCTACAGATGCACTTTCCTGACAACTAACATTCTAAAGCCTATCAAATGAGCATAGTTGATCATCTCCTACGTCAGAGAACAAAGACTCTACTTTCTATGTCTATTGATGCATTACAAGATTAAAACTCCATCAGTTCAAGACAAACAGAATATCAGAAGTTCGGAACATAAGCCAGATATATCTAAAGGGGTGTAAAGATGACATGTCACAAGCAACAAAGAAGAGAGGATTTATAACAACCACCCCAATCAAAACTAAAACGTCAACAGCAGCAACATCAATTAACTATGCTCAATGCCATATTAGAAAGGATTCATCACAGACAGACTATTTTCAGACTGGCCGTCAACCTATCACAATCCATCTCCTTTCCCTGAGTTTGGTACAAGCTAAGTTTGGCGAATGGGGTTCCAGGGAAAAGGTAATTCTCTTTGACCAAATGATAAAGAAAATATAAAGTATCAATGAAGGCAAGACTGAACTTGTGGATGTTACATTGATGTAGAAAAATAAGTTGGAAAGAATACATTTCATTGACTGACCACCACTTgataataaaaatagaattttcaaTAGTTACAAAGTGATAGGCAAATAAGATTTTCAGAAGTAGCATAAACCAAAAACAAAAGTATTTTGAACTCAATAAAACACGGAAAGACTGCTATGAGTAATTGTGTTACCTCTAAGGTACTCCTTGGCTTCATCCAAGACAAGATTTAGCAGCTGATCATAGCCTTTAAGTGTTCCTTCCACTGTGAAGAGAAATTTAATTAGCAGGTCAGAAAAAAAATTGTAATTTGTGCTTTTACAACCCTGACCATGATATGGCGAGGTATGAACAATACAACCCCGTAAGCTACAGCAAGAGAACATGATTACAAAGACGTAAAGGGAAGTCGAAAACTAGCTAAAGACAAGGATAAGTTGTTTTAACAGCAAGAGAACATGATTGACAGGATGAAAGTTCCAATGATTACACTTGACCGGATTACTGACAAGATAAGGTTTCCCTAACCAACAGAGATTATTCTTCACTAAACAAGTTCTAATTGAGAGGGTCAACGTCTTTGATAAGAAAAATGGACCTTGGGTCCAACTctaccccaaaagctagctcatgaggtgTGGATTGTCCGAAATATTATGAAGAGACTACAATACATACCCTCCAACCAATGCGAGACTCTAGTAGATCTAAAGGATCAAACTCGGTTGACCAGACTTGCATCCTCTAACTTCAGGGGAACATATAGGCTATAGCTACTTGGTTTCCAAATATTCCAGCCATCAATAACTGAATGAATTGGTTTGGCGACAGGgttaaaatgtaaaaataactAACCTTACATCTATATTTTTGCACAGGATGTCAATTaagcccatatatatatatatatatatatatatagatttaagTATATCTAAACCACTCAATAAAAAGATTGTATGACACACCTTGTCTTCCACCTGTAAGCTTGACCTGCACGCCCTTGTCGACAAATTTTGCCAAATCTAAAacagtttcttttctgccagacTGAAACAACACAAACAAGAAATTGTATAAAACAACTATCGCAATTAAAAGGTTTCTAAAAGAAACTATGGCAATTAAAATAATACACATTTCTTCCTTCCTGCTCATGCATACAAAAGATGGAACTGCACCTTTACTAACAGGTAACGGTTAACCCTTTGACCTCCGTCTCATCAACAAATAATTTAGTCCTTTTTCTTCCTTTCTCTTTCCTATATCAGCGTAGGATATCTAAACAGTTTCCAACTTTctttaagaaaataaagtaagtaaTAACCAGACAGTTTCTACTTTAATGCTGATTCTTGGTCCTTTTCACCTTTTTCCTCCTAAAATCAAACTTAGGAAGGACGTATTATGGTGTAAATGAGAACTTACCATTCTTCTGTGGATCTAAAGAGCTTTGGTTTTCCAACTAACAGCAAAACTTTGCTACAACAAGGTGGCTATATTCTGCAATAGAAAAACATGAAGTAGAACAATGAGCAGACAGGCCACCAAAACTACTTGTATAGAGTAGAAACAAATCTACTCTCCAATGTGAACCTTTAGATGACCCCAAAGGTCAAACTGTCAAAATTCTCGATTCAAGCCATAACAATCAGGTTCTCAGGCTTCTGAAGTACTAAGCTAAAATCAGGTACACATGATGGGGGAATGGAACAAGAATAGGTGATCTAAGTAATATTTTAATCATTATACCaacaaaagacaaagaaaattAAGAGAATCATAAATTTTCATTGTAGATTTGTACTGTCCAAATTTTTCTGAAGATTGCATAAGATTAGATAGAAATAAGACAATCTCTTTCCGTTTTCTCTACCATTAATATCTTCTTTCaaagggatttttttttttaaatctcatAATTTATGATCAATTCATTCAACATTTTTCACGGATAACTTTTCACCTCTAAattatgtattagatatatacgTTGTTATGCAGAAATGAAATTAGTTGAACATATGCGACAAAGGAATCAAACGACGAGGCCATGAGTACGAGcctggagctattagatgaaaggcacAAAGCcttgtaataaaattataaaataaaataaagaatccaAAAAATACTCGATTTCTTTCATTTACATGCAATAAAATAACTCGAAGATAAGCATAAGCATTGAAAAAAACATCTTGCATAACCTTGCATTGAAAATAATACAACCAAATATAAGCATAACACTCATAGATGACGAGACACAAAAGTGGGGAAACAAAAACAGTTGTAAGACTTGAAATCTGTTTGCAAGTTGCAACTTCAAAGTTGGAATTAGGTGAACTTTGGGAGTTAAGATTCTCAAATTGATGTTAAATCTTTGGAAACAAGTAAACAGATTAAAACAAGATTTTTGGaaacaatgaaaaaaagaagtgaaaaagaaTGACAAGACACGTTTAAAGGATATAAAGTATGTGCCAAGAAAAATGCTAACCAGGTTTTTGCCCTCAACGATTACACAGTTTTGGGAACGTATGACACGCTTAATGGTACCAGTCTCACCTTTATCTTTTCCTCTGATAATCATGACATTATCACCTCTGAGAATTCTCCATTAAAAAAGTTTTGTTCTTGCCCTATTTGCAAGGTACAATCTTTAGCAAAGGGGATTCAACTGAACCCCCTAGCCTCCCTTTAACTCCACCCCTGAGTACACCATCACCGGTTTGGAGCCGTTATCACATGGAAAACCAATAATTAGTTATCTTAATAGACTCTAAGTAGAAtgataactatttttttttattcccctccccattTGATTCTCCTTTGATCCCCTTTTGTTGGAGCAATTGCTCCTTTGGTGACTCGAATGCTGACCATCTGAGCAACCCCTCATGTCTAGTAGAATGATAACTAATTCATCTTAATTGTCTTCTTCCCCTTTCCCTTTTCTTAATAGAAAGTTTCAGAAAATTTGGAGCCATTATCACACAGGAAGCCAATAAGATGCATATTATTAGTTTGTAAAAATGCAAACAACTAGGAATCGAAGTTAACCTTTTCTTTTAACGCCGTGAGAGCAAACAAGAAGCATACCCCTCCAATTTTAAATTAGTATTTCACCATTACGAATCATCGGAAAAAGGGTTTTAAGCATTTGTCGGAAGAGAGATAGGAGAACACTTATCATAAGAAAAATAACGGAGCAAGCGAGAGAATTAGAGAAAGCGAGGAACTTACACTTCGATTCGATTACACTGCAGATAGCAAGTTCTGGGTAGAAATGGTGAGAAAGAAGAAACCTTCGCCTAATTTTGAAATTAGGGCGGAAATAATATATAACTCAAATTTGGGTCGGATTTGGCCTTTCGAAACTGTGGAAAGCAAAGAAAGAAGTAAAAGCCCAAACTGGGAGTTCCTTTTTACTCGACAACAATGATCTTTTGGCAATAAAATTGACTTCTTAGTTACCCATTTCCAtatagatttgattgaaactttaaaaaaaaattaaaattacatttaaaaataacttttgaaagttaaaatatatttgaatatacattttacttgaaaaaaatattaatattttatgagtgaaagaaatattttcaacccaaaaattggaacttgaaaatttttcttaaatttttttaaaaaaactaatcaaattgtatgaagaaatattttcaatattattttttgaaaaaaagtaagaaaaaacaGTTATGTTCAAACGAGAGCTTATTACACCGTCACTTTAAGGGAAAGATGGAGAGTTTATCAAAGTGAGGAAAAATTTCACAAGTGCGCAAATATATTAATTTCAGAAATAATAATTATTAGGGTGCCTTAGATGAAATCTTGGCCATGTCTAATTTTTGCTTTGTTCTTCTTTTGGTAATCGTAAAATTAAGAAATAATTGCTTTTCATGAATATttcgaagaagaaaaaaagtcaTACGAATacaattttttaagaaaatatttttaaaaaatttcttagGCAAAATTtccatattattttttttatttctaatgctactcttctcTCTCGTTTTGTCTGATGCATCTGCTCCTAGAAGTACGGTATTTAGGTAAGAATATTCATTTTGTGATGAATTTTGGAAAACTAATTACTCTTCCTCTCCCTCACTCACTTTTTCCCCTCTTTTTCATtaggaaataaataaaacaataatgataataataaagaagctattttaaatataaaaatctcaATTTAGAAATGGTGAACGAAGAAGGTTCAAAGTATATGATAGAAATTTGCATAACATAATGGTCAGAAGATCAAGAGCTTTcttggttaaaaatatttaagataaGATACAAGATTATTCGTGTCCAATTTGTcgcagaaagaaaagaaaaaaatatggcATAAATATTGGAGATAAACACTGGTATTCCGTATTACGTGGAACAAAGGTCCTATAATAGTAGAGATCAAAAAGGTATTTGTTGAAGTTATATATGACTAAGAATGAGAAATCCAAAAACATAAAATAGGTTGGCAATACTTATTTGATCTTCTCATAGGGACCATTTTGCTTGCTTAATATTAAGTGTTGTATCAAATCTTATTCTTGAATCAGCTATAGTATGTTCATGGTT
It encodes the following:
- the LOC142173851 gene encoding sm-like protein LSM7, yielding MSGRKETVLDLAKFVDKGVQVKLTGGRQVEGTLKGYDQLLNLVLDEAKEYLRDADDPLKTTEQTRALGLIVCRGTAVMLVAPTDGTDEISNPFVQPDGA